The Kordia sp. SMS9 genome window below encodes:
- a CDS encoding ABC transporter ATP-binding protein, whose protein sequence is MLNVQQVSFSYLENTPILKDISFKIPQGTHVSIIGESGCGKSTLLKLLYGLYDVNEGEIFWKDEPILGPKYNLVPGFEHMKYVAQDFDLMPYTTVAENIGTFLSNFYPEEKQQRIDELLEMVEMTAFANVKAKLLSGGQQQRVALAKALAREPEVLLLDEPFSHIDNFRKNALRRNLFSYLKKENITCIVATHDRTDALAFADTTIVLKKGELIAQSDSKEIYKNPPNKYVASLFGEVNELPASLFPAIETESETILVYPHQLKISETSNFKVIVQQSYFKGSHYLVLAKYEDMVVFFESLEALEVGVLIGLEIT, encoded by the coding sequence ATGCTCAACGTTCAACAGGTTTCCTTTTCCTATTTGGAAAACACGCCGATTTTAAAAGACATTTCGTTTAAAATTCCACAAGGAACGCATGTGTCTATTATTGGCGAAAGTGGATGCGGAAAAAGCACCTTACTCAAATTGTTGTATGGTTTGTATGATGTAAATGAAGGTGAAATTTTTTGGAAGGATGAACCCATCTTAGGGCCAAAATACAACTTAGTACCAGGTTTTGAACACATGAAATACGTAGCACAAGATTTCGATTTGATGCCGTACACAACGGTTGCAGAAAACATTGGAACCTTCCTGTCTAACTTCTATCCAGAGGAAAAACAACAACGCATTGATGAACTCTTGGAAATGGTAGAAATGACCGCTTTCGCGAATGTAAAAGCAAAACTACTCAGTGGCGGACAGCAACAACGCGTTGCCTTAGCAAAAGCCTTGGCGCGCGAACCCGAAGTATTATTACTTGATGAACCGTTCAGTCATATAGATAACTTTAGAAAAAACGCATTGCGTAGAAATCTGTTCAGCTATCTCAAAAAAGAAAACATTACCTGCATTGTGGCCACACACGACCGAACAGATGCATTGGCATTTGCAGATACAACAATTGTCTTAAAAAAGGGCGAACTCATCGCGCAAAGCGATTCTAAAGAAATTTACAAAAATCCACCAAACAAATATGTAGCGTCGTTATTTGGCGAAGTCAACGAATTACCTGCGAGTTTATTTCCAGCAATTGAAACAGAAAGTGAAACCATTTTAGTCTATCCGCACCAGCTAAAAATTTCAGAAACTTCCAATTTTAAAGTGATTGTACAGCAAAGTTACTTTAAGGGAAGTCATTATTTAGTATTGGCGAAATATGAGGATATGGTGGTGTTTTTTGAGAGTTTGGAAGCGTTGGAAGTTGGGGTTTTGATTGGGTTGGAAATCACATAA
- a CDS encoding prolyl oligopeptidase family protein produces the protein MKHLLKISFLAILFFSCEKEPEKKPITVTYTETQQKEVVDTYFETEVKDPYRWLEDDRSKETEAWVKDQNKTTFDYLDKIPFREALKKRYEKLFNYEKISAPFIRGEYTYFYKNNGLQNQYVIYRQKGDGEPEVFLDPNKFSEDGTISMGGGLSFSDDKKTVAYAISEGGSDWRKIVIMDVASKEVIEDTLVDIKFSGISWKKNDGFYYSSYDKPKGSELSAKTDRHKLYYHKLGTSQKNDPVIFGDTEGEKYRYVYGGVTKDGKYLFISAAISTSGNKMFMKDLSKPNNKIVTILDNTDTDSNIIENVGSKLYIMTNMNAPNRKVITVDASNPSPENWVDFIPETENVLSISKGAGYFYTKYMVDAVSKVLQYDYDGNLVREVTLPGVGSASGFSGEKEDEILYYSFSNYKTPGTTYTYNPKDGTSNVYRKPGIDFNPDEYESNQIFYTSKDGTKVPMIITHKKGIKMNGKNPTILYGYGGFNIPLTPSFSVANVIWMEQGGIYAVANLRGGGEYGKEWHDAGTKMQKQNVFDDFIAAAEYLIAEKYTSSDFLAIRGGSNGGLLVGATMTQRPDLMKVALPAVGVLDMLRYHKFTAGAGWAYDYGTADDSKEMFEYLKGYSPVHNVKKGVAYPATMVTTGDHDDRVVPAHSFKFAAELQAKQAGNNPTLIRIETDAGHGAGTPISKTIEQYADIYGFTLFNMGFTELPNKAVLEEFKN, from the coding sequence ATGAAACACTTGTTAAAAATTAGTTTTCTTGCAATACTTTTCTTCTCATGCGAGAAAGAACCAGAAAAAAAACCCATCACAGTGACGTACACAGAAACACAACAAAAAGAAGTGGTTGACACGTATTTTGAAACTGAAGTGAAAGATCCATATCGTTGGCTTGAAGACGATCGTTCCAAAGAAACTGAAGCTTGGGTAAAAGATCAAAATAAAACAACGTTTGACTATTTAGACAAAATTCCTTTTAGAGAAGCGCTCAAAAAACGCTATGAAAAACTATTTAATTACGAAAAAATAAGTGCGCCTTTTATACGAGGAGAATACACGTATTTTTATAAAAATAATGGACTTCAAAATCAATATGTAATCTACCGACAAAAAGGTGATGGAGAACCAGAAGTGTTTTTAGATCCAAATAAATTTTCAGAAGATGGCACAATTTCCATGGGAGGCGGATTGAGTTTTTCTGACGACAAAAAAACGGTTGCATACGCCATTTCAGAAGGTGGAAGCGACTGGCGAAAAATTGTAATCATGGATGTGGCTTCAAAAGAAGTAATTGAAGATACATTGGTAGACATTAAATTTTCAGGAATTTCATGGAAAAAAAATGACGGATTCTACTATTCAAGTTACGACAAACCCAAAGGAAGTGAATTATCTGCTAAAACCGATCGCCACAAATTATACTACCACAAACTAGGAACTTCGCAAAAAAATGATCCTGTTATTTTTGGTGATACCGAGGGAGAAAAATACCGCTATGTATATGGTGGCGTTACAAAAGATGGTAAATATCTATTTATATCGGCAGCAATTTCTACTTCTGGTAACAAAATGTTCATGAAAGATTTGTCAAAACCAAACAACAAAATAGTCACAATTTTAGACAATACAGACACAGACTCAAACATCATAGAAAATGTAGGTTCTAAACTGTACATTATGACGAATATGAATGCGCCCAATCGAAAAGTGATAACCGTAGATGCATCTAATCCGTCTCCAGAAAATTGGGTAGATTTTATTCCAGAAACCGAAAACGTACTCAGTATTTCTAAAGGTGCAGGTTATTTTTATACAAAATATATGGTTGATGCCGTTTCAAAAGTTTTACAATACGATTACGATGGAAATCTAGTCCGCGAAGTAACGTTGCCAGGTGTTGGAAGTGCTAGTGGATTTAGTGGTGAAAAAGAAGATGAAATATTATACTATTCGTTCTCAAACTATAAAACACCAGGAACTACCTATACGTACAATCCAAAAGACGGAACTTCAAACGTATACAGAAAACCGGGTATTGACTTCAATCCAGATGAATATGAAAGCAATCAAATATTCTATACATCAAAAGATGGAACGAAAGTACCAATGATCATCACTCACAAAAAAGGCATTAAAATGAACGGTAAAAATCCTACAATTTTGTATGGTTACGGCGGATTCAACATTCCACTAACACCTTCATTTAGTGTGGCAAATGTCATTTGGATGGAACAAGGCGGAATTTACGCAGTAGCAAACCTTCGTGGTGGTGGCGAATACGGAAAAGAATGGCATGATGCCGGAACTAAAATGCAAAAGCAAAATGTATTTGACGATTTTATCGCTGCGGCGGAATATTTAATTGCAGAAAAATACACGTCTAGTGATTTCTTAGCCATTCGTGGTGGCTCTAACGGCGGATTGTTAGTGGGTGCAACCATGACACAACGCCCAGATTTGATGAAAGTTGCCTTGCCAGCTGTGGGTGTATTAGACATGTTGCGTTACCACAAATTTACTGCAGGTGCAGGTTGGGCATACGATTACGGAACAGCCGACGACAGCAAAGAAATGTTTGAATACCTAAAAGGTTATTCTCCTGTACACAATGTAAAAAAAGGTGTAGCATATCCAGCAACCATGGTGACAACAGGCGATCATGATGACAGAGTTGTACCAGCGCACAGTTTCAAATTTGCAGCAGAATTACAAGCAAAACAAGCAGGAAACAATCCAACGCTGATTCGTATTGAAACCGATGCAGGACATGGCGCAGGAACGCCAATTTCAAAAACCATTGAGCAATATGCAGACATTTACGGCTTCACATTGTTCAACATGGGCTTTACAGAATTGCCGAACAAAGCAGTTTTGGAAGAGTTTAAGAACTAA